A single genomic interval of Musa acuminata AAA Group cultivar baxijiao chromosome BXJ3-4, Cavendish_Baxijiao_AAA, whole genome shotgun sequence harbors:
- the LOC135636822 gene encoding small ribosomal subunit protein uS17-like isoform X1, whose protein sequence is MAEQTEKAFLKQPKVFLCCSSKKSGKGKRPGKGGNRFWKSIGLGFKTPREAIEGTYIDKKCPFTGNVSIRGRILAGTCHSAKMNRTIIVRRNYLHYVKKYQRYEKRHSNIPAHISPCFRVKEGDHVIIGQCRPLAKTVGFNVLKVIPAGSTSGGGKKAFAAV, encoded by the exons ATGGCGGAACAG ACAGAGAAGGCGTTCTTGAAGCAGCCGAAGGTGTTTCTGTG TTGCAGTTCAAAGAAATCTGGAAAGGGAAAGAGACCTGGAAAAGGTGGGAATAGATTCTGGAAGAGTATTGGTCTTGGCTTCAAGACTCCCAGGGAAGCCATCGAAG GAACCTACATCGATAAGAAGTGCCCATTCACTGGCAATGTATCAATTCGAGGTCGCATCCTAGCAGGCACATGCCACAGTGCCAAAATGAACAGAACCATCATTGTGCGCCGCAACTACCTTCACTATGTGAAGAAATATCAAAG GTATGAAAAGAGACACTCGAACATTCCTGCACACATATCACCCTGCTTCCGTGTGAAGGAAGGTGACCATGTTATCATTGGTCAGTGCAG GCCACTGGCAAAGACTGTTGGATTCAATGTACTAAAAGTCATCCCAGCTGGATCAACAAGTGGAGGTGGGAAGAAGGCCTTTGCTGCAGTTTGA
- the LOC135636822 gene encoding small ribosomal subunit protein uS17-like isoform X2, whose translation MAEQTEKAFLKQPKVFLCSKKSGKGKRPGKGGNRFWKSIGLGFKTPREAIEGTYIDKKCPFTGNVSIRGRILAGTCHSAKMNRTIIVRRNYLHYVKKYQRYEKRHSNIPAHISPCFRVKEGDHVIIGQCRPLAKTVGFNVLKVIPAGSTSGGGKKAFAAV comes from the exons ATGGCGGAACAG ACAGAGAAGGCGTTCTTGAAGCAGCCGAAGGTGTTTCTGTG TTCAAAGAAATCTGGAAAGGGAAAGAGACCTGGAAAAGGTGGGAATAGATTCTGGAAGAGTATTGGTCTTGGCTTCAAGACTCCCAGGGAAGCCATCGAAG GAACCTACATCGATAAGAAGTGCCCATTCACTGGCAATGTATCAATTCGAGGTCGCATCCTAGCAGGCACATGCCACAGTGCCAAAATGAACAGAACCATCATTGTGCGCCGCAACTACCTTCACTATGTGAAGAAATATCAAAG GTATGAAAAGAGACACTCGAACATTCCTGCACACATATCACCCTGCTTCCGTGTGAAGGAAGGTGACCATGTTATCATTGGTCAGTGCAG GCCACTGGCAAAGACTGTTGGATTCAATGTACTAAAAGTCATCCCAGCTGGATCAACAAGTGGAGGTGGGAAGAAGGCCTTTGCTGCAGTTTGA
- the LOC135635971 gene encoding protein PHOX1-like, with protein sequence MGKPTAKKKSSGGKHTDANSKNSRSIEHSPKVFDEDTTIFMDMARDLKEEGNMLFQKREYERAVLKYEKAIKLLPKNHIDVAYLHSNTAACYMQMIPEEYHLAINQCNLALKVSPKYSKALLKRAKCFEALNRLDLACKDVDLVLSLEPNNLTALEISERVKKTMEKKGTVLDDKAFYPLPEPPTVKEKLKKKKRSHKPMEKQVEVKEEPMKSVKLVFGEDIRWAQVPANCTMLQLREIVGNKFPNLKAVLIKYKDKEGDLVTITTSEELRWAEESADPLGSVRLYVVEVNPDFEPLLEEAKNSSLGRKLDRETNSISENGSIRHDNDKVSSVYIDDWIVQFARLFKSHVGFNSDEYLNLHELGMKLFSEAMEETVTTEQAQEIFEITEDKFQEMAALAFFNWGNVHMSRARKRLFLSENPTKESMLAEVKAAYEWAQTEYVKAGKSYEEALKFKANFYEGLLALALQQFEQAKLSWYYAIGSEADLETWPSSEVLELFNQAEDNIERGTEMWEEIEEQRLKELSKPNEEKTLLQKLGLEDYFIELSTDEAAELASNMRSQINILWGTILYERSVVEFRLGIPLWEECLMAAVDKFKLAGASPTDLAVMIKNHCANETAQEGLGFKIDEIVQAWNEMYDAKKWISGVPSFRLEPLFRRRVPKLHYILEHI encoded by the exons ATGGGTAAGCCGACTGCTAAGAAGAAGAGTTCAGGAGGTAAACATACTGATGCGAACTCAAAGAACAGCAGATCCATCGAACACAGCCCAAAAGTCTTTGATGAGGATACGACAATCTTCATGGACATGGCTCGTGATTTGAAAGAGGAGGGCAACATGTTGTTCCAGAAGAGGGAGTATGAGAGAGCAGTGCTGAAGTACGAGAAGGCCATTAAGCTGCTTCCAAAGAACCACATTGATGTTGCGTACCTCCACAGCAATACAGCAGCCTGTTATATGCAGATGATCCCTGAGGAATACCACCTTGCAATTAATCAATGTAATCTAGCCCTCAAGGTCTCACCCAAGTACAGTAAGGCACTACTGAAAAGGGCCAAGTGTTTTGAAGCCTTGAATAGGTTGGATTTGGCCTGTAAAGACGTCGACCTAGTTCTGAGCTTGGAGCCAAACAACCTCACAGCATTGGAAATTTCAGAAAGAGTTAAAAAGACAATGGAGAAAAAGGGCACCGTTTTAGATGATAAGGCTTTTTATCCACTGCCAGAACCTCCGACAGTGAAAGagaagctgaagaagaagaagaggagccataAGCCCATGGAGAAACAGGTTGAAGTTAAGGAAGAGCCTATGAAAAGCGTGAAGTTAGTTTTCGGGGAGGACATAAGATGGGCTCAGGTACCAGCTAATTGTACAATGTTGCAGCTGAGGGAGATTGTTGGCAATAAATTTCCAAACCTGAAGGCTGTCCTTATCAAATACAAGGATAAAGAGGGTGATTTGGTGACAATCACTACATCTGAAGAGCTGAGGTGGGCGGAAGAATCTGCAGACCCACTGGGGTCTGTTAGGCTTTATGTTGTAGAAGTTAACCCTGATTTTGAACCTTTGCTTGAAGAGGCAAAAAACAGCTCTTTAGGGAGGAAGCTGGACAGAGAAACTAATAGCATATCTGAAAATGGGAGCATCAGACATGACAATGACAAGGTCTCTTCAGTTTATATTGATGACTGGATTGTGCAATTTGCTCGGCTATTCAAGAGCCACGTTGGTTTCAATTCTGATGAATATCTGAACCTTCATGAGTTAGGCATGAAACTGTTTTCAGAGGCAATGGAAGAAACTGTCACAACTGAACAAGCACAAGAAATTTTTGAAATCACTGAGGATAAATTTCAGGAGATGGCAGCTCTGGCATTCTTTAATTGGGGAAATGTGCATATGTCTCGAGCAAGGAAGAGACTGTTCTTATCAGAAAATCCTACGAAGGAATCTATGCTTGCAGAGGTGAAAGCTGCATATGAGTGGGCTCAGACTGAGTATGTTAAAGCGGGAAAGAGTTACGAAGAAGCTTTGAAATTCAAGGCTAATTTCTATGAGGGTCTTCTTGCACTTGCACTGCAACAGTTTGAGCAAGCAAAGCTTTCATGGTATTATGCAATTGGAAGCGAGGCAGATTTGGAGACATGGCCTTCATCGGAAGTCCTGGAGCTATTCAACCAAGCTGAGGATAACATTGAAAGAGGAACAGAGATGTGGGAAGAAATAGAAGAGCAGCGGTTAAAGGAACTCTCCAAACCCAATGAGGAAAAGACCTTGTTGCAAAAGCTGGGTTTGGAAGACTACTTCATAGAGCTCTCGACTGATGAAGCTGCAGAACTTGCTTCTAACATGAGATCTCAGATAAATATATTATGGGGAACCATACTTTATGAGAGATCTGTTGTGGAATTCAGATTAGGTATTCCACTGTGGGAAGAGTGCCTAATGGCGGCGGTGGATAAATTCAAACTGGCAGGGGCTTCTCCAACTGATCTTGCTGTGATGATAAAAAACCACTGTGCCAATGAAACTGCCCAAGAAG GATTAGGCTTCAAGATTGATGAGATAGTTCAGGCATGGAATGAGATGTATGATGCAAAAAAGTGGATAAGTGGTGTTCCATCATTCAGACTTGAGCCTTTATTTCGGCGGAGAGTCCCAAAGCTGCATTATATACTGGAACatatatga
- the LOC135636821 gene encoding uncharacterized protein LOC135636821, giving the protein MAYGYTPTYYSSFQDTITSLCKSILPFSLRSRRPPLPDQKLAERHSDSLKWQQESFHRILHLMGLRKEGIVPESDVVAFRTHILDTLIAAPKDQEPAGVIRDKLVFLQELYYAKCISAEEYHSSKRPLLQRLAVQGVELDCRDVIIRCPTMSTEEEWSDIELGDKAPSTVAEKAKNQTPIKAFIGNAASWTGKGKKDGSCKAMKGPLGSVDVNVMDPRRPWMENQHSGKSSIQMPEGSPLIPIKSDKGKRKMFQDLFRKGNTDESENREPLLAEPEERSMKSTWGLDGLRKWK; this is encoded by the exons atgGCGTACGGCTACACTCCCACCTACTACTCTTCCTTCCAGGACACCATCACCTCCCTGTGCAAATCGATCCTGCCCTTCAGCCTCAGGAGCCGGCGGCCGCCGCTGCCCGACCAGAAGCTCGCGGAGCGCCACTCCGACAGCCTCAAGTGGCAACAGGAGTCTTTCCACCGGATCCTTCACCTCATGGGCCTCCGGAAAGAGGGCATCGTGCCCGAGAGCGACGTGGTCGCTTTCCGAACCCACATTCTCGACACCCTCATCGCCGCCCCCAAGGACCAGGAGCCAGCCGGCGTCATCCGCGACAAGCTAGTCTTCTTACAG GAATTGTACTATGCTAAGTGCATCTCGGCGGAGGAGTACCATTCGTCGAAGAGGCCTCTGCTGCAGAGGCTGGCCGTGCAAGGCGTCGAGCTCGATTGCCGCGACGTGATCATTAGGTGCCCGACGATGAGCACGGAAGAGGAGTGGTCAGATATAGAGCTCGGGGACAAAGCGCCCTCCACGGTCGCGGAGAAGGCGAAGAACCAAACTCCGATCAAAGCCTTCATCGGCAATGCAGCTTCATGGACAGGTAAAGGGAAGAAGGACGGCTCTTGCAAGGCGATGAAGGGGCCTTTAGGCTCCGTGGACGTGAATGTGATGGATCCACGGAGGCCTTGGATGGAAAACCAACACAGTGGCAAGAGTTCGATACAGATGCCGGAAGGTTCGCCACTGATACCCATCAAGtctgacaaagggaagaggaagatGTTCCAAGATCTGTTTCGGAAGGGAAACACAGATGAGAGTGAAAACAGGGAGCCACTGCTCGCTGAACCCGAAGAAAGATCTATGAAATCTACATGGGGTCTTGATGGGCTGAGGAAATGGAAGTAG